The following are encoded in a window of Arthrobacter woluwensis genomic DNA:
- a CDS encoding FAD-dependent oxidoreductase codes for MAWALSTLEGQLLSVESVHTSARPLRVAIIGSGPAGVYAADILTKSQGVKDGEVQVSIDLFERYPAPYGLIRYGVAPDHPRIKGIVNALHKVLDRGDIRFFGNVHFGQDVSLEDLQKHYDAVIFATGAIKDAELNIPGIDLKGSFGGADFVSWYDGHPDVPRDWPLEAREIAVIGNGNVALDVARVLSKHADDLLVTEIPDNVYEGLKKSPVTDVHVFGRRGPAQVKFTPLELRELSHSRDVDIVLYPEDFDFDEASDEAIKTNNQVKTMVNTLTNWLVEEAHEGEDAASRRLHLHFLHSPVEILEDPERPGHVGGIRFERMELDGTGNARGTGEYLDYPVQAVYRAIGYFGSPLPGLEFDERRGVLKNDGGRVLGADGAPVPGVYATGWIKRGPVGLIGHTKGDALETIGYLLEDRLQLPAAVEPSEDAVVTLLEERGVEYTTWEGWNRLDAHELALGAEATANGGSHGVSIARERVKVVPREEMVSISRGQ; via the coding sequence ATGGCATGGGCACTGTCAACTTTGGAAGGTCAGCTCTTGTCTGTCGAGTCTGTGCACACATCCGCCCGCCCTCTGCGCGTCGCCATCATCGGTTCCGGCCCGGCCGGCGTCTACGCCGCGGACATCCTCACGAAGTCGCAGGGCGTGAAAGACGGCGAAGTGCAGGTCTCGATCGACCTCTTCGAGCGCTACCCCGCGCCGTACGGCCTGATCCGCTACGGCGTCGCTCCCGACCACCCGCGCATCAAGGGCATCGTGAACGCCCTGCACAAGGTGCTGGACCGCGGCGACATCCGCTTCTTCGGCAATGTGCACTTCGGCCAGGATGTCAGCCTCGAAGACCTGCAGAAGCACTATGACGCGGTCATCTTCGCCACGGGCGCCATCAAGGATGCCGAGCTGAACATCCCGGGCATCGACCTGAAGGGCTCCTTCGGCGGCGCGGACTTCGTCTCCTGGTACGACGGCCACCCGGACGTGCCGCGTGACTGGCCGCTGGAGGCCCGGGAGATCGCCGTGATCGGCAACGGCAACGTCGCGCTCGACGTGGCCCGGGTCCTGTCCAAGCACGCGGATGACCTGCTCGTCACCGAGATCCCCGACAACGTCTACGAGGGTCTGAAGAAGTCCCCGGTGACGGACGTCCACGTCTTCGGACGCCGCGGCCCGGCCCAGGTGAAGTTCACCCCGCTGGAGCTGCGCGAGCTCTCCCACTCCCGCGACGTGGACATCGTGCTGTACCCGGAGGACTTTGACTTCGACGAGGCCTCCGATGAGGCCATCAAGACGAACAACCAGGTCAAGACCATGGTCAACACCCTGACCAACTGGCTGGTCGAGGAGGCGCACGAGGGCGAGGACGCCGCGTCCCGCCGTCTGCACCTGCACTTCCTGCACTCCCCGGTGGAGATCCTGGAGGATCCGGAGCGTCCCGGCCATGTGGGCGGCATCCGCTTCGAGCGCATGGAGCTGGACGGCACAGGCAACGCCCGCGGCACCGGCGAGTACCTGGACTACCCCGTCCAGGCCGTGTACCGCGCCATCGGCTACTTCGGCTCCCCGCTGCCGGGCCTGGAGTTCGACGAGCGCCGCGGCGTCCTCAAGAACGACGGCGGCCGCGTCCTGGGCGCGGACGGCGCCCCGGTGCCGGGCGTCTACGCCACGGGCTGGATCAAGCGCGGACCGGTCGGCCTCATCGGGCACACCAAGGGGGACGCCCTCGAAACGATCGGCTACCTCCTGGAGGACCGCCTCCAGCTGCCCGCCGCCGTCGAGCCGTCCGAGGACGCCGTCGTCACCCTGCTCGAGGAGCGCGGCGTCGAGTACACGACGTGGGAGGGCTGGAACCGTCTGGACGCTCACGAACTGGCCCTCGGGGCCGAGGCGACCGCCAACGGAGGTTCGCACGGCGTGAGTATTGCGCGTGAGCGGGTCAAGGTGGTACCCCGCGAAGAGATGGTGAGCATTTCCCGAGGTCAGTAG
- a CDS encoding APC family permease, whose translation MNILRTKSIEQSIADAEEPGRRLKRSLSAWDLMIMGVAVAVGAGIFSVGAKAAANFAGPAVTLSFVIAAVTCALAIMCYAEFATAIPVAGSAYVFTYATLGEVLAWIVGWNLILELFTAAAVIAKYWGIYLSKVFDLVGVKMPEAINVGGLDVYWGAFLIVAIFTVLLVLGTKLSARVGNVFTLIKIGVVLFVIIVGFFYIKAENYTPFVPQSVPSAGNAVEDVMKQSLFGFLTGAAPAQYGTLGIFAGAALVFFAFIGFDVVATSAEEVKNPQKTLPRGIFGGLALVTLLYILVSLALTGMVSYTDLAKAKNPTLTTAFEAVGNTDAAKIIAFGSLIGLTTVIMVLLMGLARVVLAMSRDGLLPRALSKTSDKHSTPARTQILCGVAVALVAGLTQVDILEEMINIGTLCAFVMVSIGILVLRRKRPDLRPAFRVPLGPVLPALSAVLCLYLMTNLAVQTWLFFLLWLVLGFAIYFAYGQRHSRLNERFTEAKEFVG comes from the coding sequence ATGAACATTCTCCGTACCAAGTCGATTGAGCAGTCAATTGCAGACGCCGAAGAGCCGGGGCGCCGGCTCAAGCGTTCCCTGAGCGCCTGGGACCTCATGATCATGGGCGTCGCCGTGGCCGTCGGCGCCGGCATCTTCTCCGTTGGCGCCAAGGCCGCCGCCAACTTCGCCGGCCCCGCCGTCACGCTGTCCTTCGTCATCGCCGCCGTCACGTGCGCGCTGGCGATCATGTGCTACGCCGAATTCGCCACGGCCATCCCGGTGGCGGGCTCGGCGTACGTCTTCACCTACGCGACCCTCGGTGAGGTCCTGGCCTGGATCGTCGGCTGGAACCTCATCCTGGAACTCTTCACGGCCGCGGCCGTGATCGCCAAGTACTGGGGCATCTACCTCTCCAAGGTCTTCGACCTGGTGGGCGTCAAGATGCCCGAGGCCATCAACGTGGGCGGCCTGGACGTCTACTGGGGCGCGTTCCTGATCGTGGCCATCTTCACGGTCCTGCTGGTGCTCGGCACCAAGCTCTCGGCCCGGGTGGGCAACGTCTTCACGCTCATCAAGATCGGCGTGGTGCTCTTCGTCATCATCGTGGGCTTCTTCTACATCAAGGCCGAGAACTACACCCCGTTCGTCCCGCAGTCCGTGCCGAGCGCCGGCAACGCCGTGGAAGACGTCATGAAGCAGTCCCTCTTCGGCTTCCTGACGGGCGCGGCCCCGGCGCAGTACGGCACCCTGGGCATCTTCGCCGGTGCGGCCCTGGTGTTCTTCGCCTTCATCGGCTTCGACGTCGTGGCCACCTCCGCGGAAGAGGTCAAGAACCCGCAGAAGACGCTGCCCCGCGGCATCTTCGGCGGCCTGGCCCTGGTCACGCTGCTCTACATCCTGGTGTCCCTCGCCCTGACCGGCATGGTGTCCTACACGGACCTCGCGAAGGCCAAGAACCCGACCCTCACCACCGCGTTCGAGGCCGTCGGCAACACCGACGCCGCCAAGATCATCGCGTTCGGCTCCCTGATCGGCCTCACCACGGTCATCATGGTGCTCCTGATGGGCCTGGCCCGCGTGGTCCTGGCCATGAGCCGCGACGGCCTGCTGCCGCGTGCCCTGTCCAAGACGAGCGACAAGCACTCCACCCCGGCCCGCACCCAGATCCTCTGCGGCGTGGCCGTGGCGCTCGTGGCCGGTCTGACCCAGGTGGACATCCTGGAGGAGATGATCAACATCGGCACCCTGTGCGCCTTCGTGATGGTCTCGATCGGCATCCTGGTGCTGCGCCGCAAGCGCCCCGATCTGCGCCCGGCGTTCCGTGTGCCGCTCGGCCCCGTGCTCCCGGCCCTGTCGGCCGTGCTCTGCCTCTACCTGATGACCAACCTGGCCGTGCAGACCTGGCTGTTCTTCCTCCTCTGGCTCGTGCTCGGCTTCGCCATCTACTTCGCGTATGGTCAGCGGCATTCCCGTCTGAACGAACGCTTCACCGAGGCGAAGGAGTTCGTGGGCTGA